The following nucleotide sequence is from Deltaproteobacteria bacterium.
CAAAAGAAGAGGCTTTGCCTGAGACCGTGATTATCTCGCCTTCGGAAAAGGCTGAACATCCAGCCAGAACCCCTGGGACACCTCAGTCAGGCCGTATTGATGTCCCTGGAAAGGACACTGCCTTGAAAAAAGAGCAAGGAGTCTCAGAGGTTTCCAAGAAGGCTGAAGATAAATCTGAAGAAGACGACTTTTTAGCCCAGACAGTGATCCTGAGTCCGGACAGGCTCAAGGACAGGAAATAGGGCAATGACCAACCAGATATCCTTAGAGCAAGTGACGGATGAAATCAGGCAGATTTATGGATCTGACAATTTACAGGCAGAACCCCTGATCGAGGCTTTTCTTGAAAGAAGACTCAATGAGCTTCCCGCCGGCGAAAGATTGACACTGCTGGAGGAACTGACTGCTGAATTTAAGGGCGCCTCTCACGAAATATCCGGCAGCGTTGATGTTGACGAAGAATTTCTCTCAAGGGTCTTCTCGTTGTTGCTGGGGAGGAAAGTCTCCCAGGCCGATCTCACCTCCACGGAGATCCTGGAAAGATTGGCGGAATCCTTGAACACGATCTTTGACACACTCAACGAATTGGTGAGTGTCATCAATACAACCCTTACGGGTGAGAGTACAGGGGAGGAAACGATCAGGCAGGTCATCGGTTTTCATGTGGCAGGAGAAGACCAGACTAAATCCCTTGAGAGCTATCTTGGGCAGATCAAACAGGCCTTTCTGATTGCGCAGCAGGCCTTTAAGAATGCGGCTCATGTGAAGGTGAACCAGATTCTTGCTGAACTCGACCCTGAACGAATCTCCGAAGGCGGTCGTGGCGGATTGAAGTTCGGTCCACTCCGTAAGGCAGAATTTTTTGAGATATATGAAGAGAATTTTGGTAAGGTCAAAAAGTGGTTTGAATCCGGACGATTCATGGATGAGTTCCTAAGGGAATTTGAAAAGAACTCTCAAAAGTTGTCTTTGCGATAAGGAGGTGACAGAAGTGAAAAAGATCCTCAAAGGGCTGTGTCTGTTATTATTCATCTTCTTTTTCTGTTCATGTGCGTCTCAACCAGTGCCTCCGCCTTCGGAGTGGCGATATGAAAAAGAGGCTATCCATCTTAACATGAAGGCAGATTCTCAACTCAATCTCTATGAGGGAAATCCTCATACTCTGCTTGTCTGTGTGTATCAACTCAGAGACCCGAATGCCTTTAATCAGCTTACCGGAGACGATGATGGGCTTTATAAGCTATTGGAATGTAACCGTTTTGATTCCAGTGTGGTCAGTTCCAAACGCCTGATCGTTCGTCCAGGACAAGATCTGACCACTGCCCTGGACCGTGCCGAGGGGGCAAGATACGTGGCTGTTGTGGCCGGTTACTTTCTGATCGAGAAAGAAGGGATGGTCCGGCTTTACGATGTTCCATGGTATGTGGAGAAAAAGGGCCTCATAAGGCGAACCAAGGTTGCAAAACCAGGTCCACTGAATATTGATCTCGTGTTGGGCTCGGAACAGATTCAGAAATTCGGGGGAAAGTAAAAATATGGAGAGACCTCTTTTTTGGCATCAAGGCCTTTTTTTGCAACCCCAGCATTTTCAGCTGAAAGATGTCCATTTTCAGTCTTTGCTCACACCCTTTCACACCTTCCTTCAACCCCACTTTTGGGGCGCCGGGGACCTTGAGATCCAGAAAGCCGCTTTGGGGACCCGGTCGTTTGGCCTTCTGAGAGGTGAATTCCTATTTCCGGACATGACTTATGTGGTTTACCCCGGAAATGCGGTTGTCGAGGCCCGTTCTTTTGACGAGGCTTGGGTGGAAGGGGGAAAACCCTTTACCGTCTTTGTGGGTCTGAGAAAATGGAATGACGTTGGGGAAAATGTCACGGTTGTCTCGAAGCTTGAGAACATTTCGGATGTGAGCAGCAGGTTTGTGACAACTGCTGACCCGGAAGAGGCTCAGGATTTGCATCAGGGCGGCCCGCCCGCTCAAGTGAAGAGACTTAACTTTGCCCTCAAGATATTCTGGGAGACAGAAAGGGGTCAGCTTGGAGATTATGTCCTTATTCCGGTGGCTCAACTGGAAAGGGTGGGCGAAGAGATAACCCTTTCGGAAAGTTTTGTCCCTCCTTGCCTTACCATTTCCAGTTCAGAACCTCTCTCCAAGCTTGTTAAGGAGATCAGAGACCAGATAGCTGCTCGCGGTCGCCACTTGGAATCCTACAAACGTGAAAGGGGCATTCATACGGCCGAGTTCGGGGCAAGAGACATGGTTTTTCTTTTGGCCCTGAGGTCACTGAACCGCTATATCCCCCTTCTTTTTCATCTGACGGAATCACAGCAGGTTCATCCATGGACGGTGTATGCCGTCTTGAGGCAGTTGATAGGAGAGCTCTCTTCTTTTTCAGAAGCGGTCAATGTCATGGGAGAAATCGAAGATGGAACCCGTCTTGTGCCCGGCTATGATCACGGAGCCCTGTGGGAATGTTTTTCCGCTGCCCAGGGCCTGGTCACACAACTCCTGGATGAGATTACGGCCGGGCCGGAATACGTGATGCAGCTCGTATATGACGGAACGTATTTTGCGGCCGAGCTGTCTCCCGGGATTTTTGAAGGACGAAACCGTTTCTACCTGGTTTTTGAAACCGAAGAGGACCCGCAGGTTGTTCTTCAGTCCTTGGAAACCATTGCCAAGTTAGGTTCAAGGGAGTCTTTGCCCATTCTGATTGCCCGTGCGCTTCCAGGCATAAAGTTGGAGCACCTTCCAGTGCCGCCGCAGGAATTGCCCCGTCGCGCCCATTCAGTCTATTTTCAGATTGACCATCATGGCGATCAATGGGCCAATGTGCAAAAGGGTTATAATATTGCTTTGTACTGGGATGCGGCCCCGGAAGATTTAAAGGTGGAACTCATGGTTGTGGGGAGATCTTAGACATGCGCTTGACTGACTGTTTTATGGAACTTGTCGCCTATGTGGCCTATTTTTTAAAGACAGTGGCCACAAAGCAACCACCTTTTGATCAAGTTAAGGCAGATGTGCAGCGCCTGATGTCAGAGAGTGAAGGCCGCCTGAGGGAGGCATCATTCTCGCAGGAGGAATACGACCTGGCACGCTTTGCCATTTGTGCCTGGGTTGATGAGGCGATTCTGAGTTCTTCGTGGAACGAGAAGGGTCGGTGGCAGGGAGAACAACTCCAGCGCCTTTATTATCAGACGACGGATGCAGGCGAGATCTTTTTTGATCGTTTAAATGCCCTTGGCCCGCATCAGAGGGATGTGAGAGAAGTCTATTACCTATGTCTGGCTATGGGTTTTATGGGGCGGTATTGCAATGAAGGAGACGAATATCTCCTGGAGCAATTAAAGACGTCGAATTTGAAGCTACTCACGGGGAGCTCGGTGGGGCTCCCTTCACTTGACCGCACAGATCTCTTCCCGGAAGCCTATCCTGCGGACTCGGGTGAGTTTGTTCCACAGAAAGGCAAGGTTCGTTTTTCCGCCTTTACGCTTATGTGCCTCGGAGCCCCCGTGGTCCTTTATGGGGCGTTGTTTTTGATCTACCGGTTTATCTTGAGTAATGTTGGGGAGACTATCTTGAAGGGTTAGGGATTCAGAACATGAAGCAGATCCTTTTGAAGGTTCTTAAATGGTTTCTGATCGTAGCCGCAGTTTTGCTGGGCATTGTTCTCGTTTTCGGGATCGTACTGAGTTTAGATTGGCCTTGGTGGGTCGGTTTTTTTGTCCTGCTCGGCCTGCTGGGCGTGGGGCTCAGTTTGGTCTTTTTCAGAAAAATATGGCTTAGGCGCCGGGAACAGGATTTTGTTCAAGAGATCATTGCGCAGGATGACTCCTACGTAAAGAGCCTGGGAGACAAAGACAGAGGGCAGTCCAAGGAGCTTCAAGATCGTTGGAAAGAGGCCATGGATGCCTTGAGGCATTCTCACCTCAGGAAGTACGGAAACCCTCTTTATGTGCTTCCCTGGTATATGGTTGTGGGAGAGAGCGGTTCGGGCAAGACTACGGCTATTACAAGCGCTCGCCTTTCTTCCCCTTTTGCAGAGGTGAAACGGACATCGGGCATTTCCGGAACAAGGAATTGTGATTGGTGGTTTTTTGAGCAGGCCATTCTGATTGACACTGCCGGCAGGTATGCCATTCCTGTGGACGAGGGCCGTGATAAGGACGAATGGCAGAAGTTCCTCAGTCTTCTGGCAAGATATCGGAAAAAGGAACCCCTAAATGGCCTTGTTGTGACCGTTGCGGCCAACAAGCTGCTTGAATCAGGGCCCGAATCCCTGCAAGAAGATGGGCGAAGCATACGCCGTCGTATTGATGAGCTCATGCGGGTTCTGGGAACCAGGTTTCCGGTATACGTTCTTGTGACCAAATGCGACCTGGTTCAAGGGATGACTCAATTTTGTGATCAACTGCCGGACAAGGGCCTTGATCAGGCCATGGGGCTGATCAATCATGACCTGTCAAAAGATGTTGCCGCCTTCCACGACCGTGCTATCAATTCTATAGGGGATCGCTTAAGAGATCTTAGACTCCTGCTTTTCCACAAGTCAGACACCAGGGGTGTCGATCCGAGTTTGCTCCTTTTCCCTGAAGAGTTTGAACGGCTGAAAGTGGGTCTGACGTCTTTTATCAACGGAGCTTTTCAGGAAAACCCCTACCAGGAGACCCCCATCTTGAGAGGGCTGTTTTTCAGCAGCGGGCGCCAGGAGGGGAGTCCGTACTCCCATTTTTTGAGCGCCCTGGGCCTTATCCAGGAAAGAGACGTTTTGCCGGGAACAAATAAGGGATTGTTCCTCCACGACTTTTTCGGACGAATACTGCCAAAGGACAGACGTCTGTTCGCCCCCACTCAGAGGGCTATTGAATGGAGTAAACTGACCAGAAATCTTGGTCTGACTTCATGGGTTGCTGTCGCAATTGCGATTTGCGGGCTTCTGAGCTTTTCTTTTGTGAAGAATCTGAGGACATTAAGGGATGTGTCGCGAGAGTTTACAAAGCCCCCTGTGTTGCAAGGCGAGGTCGTGTCGGATGTGATTATCATGGATCACTTTCGCCAGGCCATTGTGGGAGTGGAAGAGCAGAATAGCAGTTGGTGGATTCCCAGGTTCGGGTTGAACGAAAGCAAAGAGGTTGAGGCCAGACTGAAGGACAAATACTGCGAACAGTTTAAGGGTGGCTTTTTGGTTCCCCTTGATAAAGTGATGGCAAAGGAGATGGCGGACTTCTCCAGCGCCACACCCGATGAGATCCTTGGCCAACATGTGGCCCATCTTGCAAGGCGCATAAACCTTTTGCATGCCCGGCTCGAAGGTGAGACCCTTGAAACGCTTCAAACCAGGCCCCAGCCATCTTATGCGCCCATCGTGTTAATGGCCGACCAAAAAGTTATCCCGGAAATCAGAGAGAAGTTTTCAAACCTGTACCTTTACTATTTGATCTGGCGATCGGACAAACCAGGCCTCAACCAGGAGATGAATGAATTGCAGACATGGTTGAAGCATGTCCTGACCCTGAAGGAGACAAACCTGAACTGGATCGCGACATGGGTTAACGGAGATGAATCCCTTTCATATGTATGTCTGGAAGATTTCTGGCGAGGGAGCTTGCAAGCTGCACAGGAAACAACTGTTGCGTCTGCCTTTACACTGGAAGGAAAAGCAAAGGTGGACTCATTCGTTAATGAGATAGAATCGGCTCTTGTGGATCCTCTGATCGTTGCAAGCAAGAAACTGGAGTTTCAAGGGTGGTATCGGAAGGCTTATGTAAATGCCTGGCACGAGTTTGGGACCGGCTTTCCGGAAGGCGCGCGGAGGCTTCAGAGCAGGGAGGAGCGACAGCAGGCAGCAGCCAGAATGGGCACTGATGAAGGGCCGTATTTTTCGCTCCTGCGCAGAATGACCACGGAGTTGGAACCTCTGTTAGGGGAAAAGGGTTTGCCTTCCTGGGTTGATCTGGTTTATGAATTTAGAACCACCAAGATCAAAGCGGCTCAAGAGGCTGCCTATAAAGAAAAAGGGGCTCTGGTAAAAGCAACAAAGAAAGGTAAGGCCCTTATTACGAAGTTGGAAAAAAAGATGAGCAAACTGGACACCGGAAAGACTTTGGAATCTGAGTTGATGGCAGCCAAGGCCTTTGGACAATATCGAGGAGCCTTGTCTGAGATTACCCCGGCCTCTGCTTCCAGGGCCGTGGCATTCCAGATGGCCGCCCAAGCATACAATGAAGATCCGGCCACCGGCAAATCGCCTTTTCTGGTTGCCCAAAGCGGCATTAACACACTCAAAGCTTATATGTTGAGCGGCAAGTCCGCCCAGAAAATGTTTTGGGGGCTCGTCAGCGGGCCACTCGACTATCTTTGGTATTTCGTGCGTATGGAAACGGCTTGTCATCTCCAGGACCTTTGGGAAAAGGAGGTGTTGGTAGAGCTTCAAGGCCTTTCTGACCAGAAGTCTGTGAACCAGCTGCTTTTGGGAGAAGGGGGCTTTGCTACGAAGTTTGTCAAGGGGCCGGCAGAGGCTTTTATCGGCCGAAGTCTGAAAAAAGGTTACTATGCAAAGAAGGTTCTGGGTGAAAGGATACCTTTTGAGCCATCTTTCCTTTCTTTTCTGACAAAAGGGGCCAGGAGCGCAAAACCTGTTAAGGGAACTTACACGGTTTCTATTAGAGGCCTCCCTACTGATACCAACAAGGGCGCGAAGTTGAGGGCCCAGGCCACCCGGCTTGAAGTCCAATGTGCGAACGAGACCCGAACTCTGCTCAATCTCAATTATCCCGTGAGCAAGACTTTTGATTGGTCCGCTCAGGATTGTGGGGACGTCGTATTTCAGATTGAGGTAGGTAAGCTGGTCTTGACGAAGAAGTATACAGGTTATCAGGGGTTCCCCAAGTTCTTGAAGGATTTCGGAACCGGACAGCGCACCTTTTATCCGAGCGAGTTTCCTAAAGAAGAAGCGGCCCTGAAACGTCTGGGGATCAAACATATCAAGGTGAAATATCGATTCAAAGGCCACGAACCGGTCCTGAAGCTCCTAAGAGGTGCGCCGGGAAGGGTTCCGAGGACTATCGCAACGTGCTGGGATCAATAGAGTCGGCGAACGCC
It contains:
- the tssK gene encoding type VI secretion system baseplate subunit TssK — translated: MERPLFWHQGLFLQPQHFQLKDVHFQSLLTPFHTFLQPHFWGAGDLEIQKAALGTRSFGLLRGEFLFPDMTYVVYPGNAVVEARSFDEAWVEGGKPFTVFVGLRKWNDVGENVTVVSKLENISDVSSRFVTTADPEEAQDLHQGGPPAQVKRLNFALKIFWETERGQLGDYVLIPVAQLERVGEEITLSESFVPPCLTISSSEPLSKLVKEIRDQIAARGRHLESYKRERGIHTAEFGARDMVFLLALRSLNRYIPLLFHLTESQQVHPWTVYAVLRQLIGELSSFSEAVNVMGEIEDGTRLVPGYDHGALWECFSAAQGLVTQLLDEITAGPEYVMQLVYDGTYFAAELSPGIFEGRNRFYLVFETEEDPQVVLQSLETIAKLGSRESLPILIARALPGIKLEHLPVPPQELPRRAHSVYFQIDHHGDQWANVQKGYNIALYWDAAPEDLKVELMVVGRS
- the icmH gene encoding type IVB secretion system protein IcmH/DotU, with amino-acid sequence MRLTDCFMELVAYVAYFLKTVATKQPPFDQVKADVQRLMSESEGRLREASFSQEEYDLARFAICAWVDEAILSSSWNEKGRWQGEQLQRLYYQTTDAGEIFFDRLNALGPHQRDVREVYYLCLAMGFMGRYCNEGDEYLLEQLKTSNLKLLTGSSVGLPSLDRTDLFPEAYPADSGEFVPQKGKVRFSAFTLMCLGAPVVLYGALFLIYRFILSNVGETILKG
- a CDS encoding type VI secretion system protein ImpL, translating into MKQILLKVLKWFLIVAAVLLGIVLVFGIVLSLDWPWWVGFFVLLGLLGVGLSLVFFRKIWLRRREQDFVQEIIAQDDSYVKSLGDKDRGQSKELQDRWKEAMDALRHSHLRKYGNPLYVLPWYMVVGESGSGKTTAITSARLSSPFAEVKRTSGISGTRNCDWWFFEQAILIDTAGRYAIPVDEGRDKDEWQKFLSLLARYRKKEPLNGLVVTVAANKLLESGPESLQEDGRSIRRRIDELMRVLGTRFPVYVLVTKCDLVQGMTQFCDQLPDKGLDQAMGLINHDLSKDVAAFHDRAINSIGDRLRDLRLLLFHKSDTRGVDPSLLLFPEEFERLKVGLTSFINGAFQENPYQETPILRGLFFSSGRQEGSPYSHFLSALGLIQERDVLPGTNKGLFLHDFFGRILPKDRRLFAPTQRAIEWSKLTRNLGLTSWVAVAIAICGLLSFSFVKNLRTLRDVSREFTKPPVLQGEVVSDVIIMDHFRQAIVGVEEQNSSWWIPRFGLNESKEVEARLKDKYCEQFKGGFLVPLDKVMAKEMADFSSATPDEILGQHVAHLARRINLLHARLEGETLETLQTRPQPSYAPIVLMADQKVIPEIREKFSNLYLYYLIWRSDKPGLNQEMNELQTWLKHVLTLKETNLNWIATWVNGDESLSYVCLEDFWRGSLQAAQETTVASAFTLEGKAKVDSFVNEIESALVDPLIVASKKLEFQGWYRKAYVNAWHEFGTGFPEGARRLQSREERQQAAARMGTDEGPYFSLLRRMTTELEPLLGEKGLPSWVDLVYEFRTTKIKAAQEAAYKEKGALVKATKKGKALITKLEKKMSKLDTGKTLESELMAAKAFGQYRGALSEITPASASRAVAFQMAAQAYNEDPATGKSPFLVAQSGINTLKAYMLSGKSAQKMFWGLVSGPLDYLWYFVRMETACHLQDLWEKEVLVELQGLSDQKSVNQLLLGEGGFATKFVKGPAEAFIGRSLKKGYYAKKVLGERIPFEPSFLSFLTKGARSAKPVKGTYTVSIRGLPTDTNKGAKLRAQATRLEVQCANETRTLLNLNYPVSKTFDWSAQDCGDVVFQIEVGKLVLTKKYTGYQGFPKFLKDFGTGQRTFYPSEFPKEEAALKRLGIKHIKVKYRFKGHEPVLKLLRGAPGRVPRTIATCWDQ
- the tssJ gene encoding type VI secretion system lipoprotein TssJ; amino-acid sequence: MKKILKGLCLLLFIFFFCSCASQPVPPPSEWRYEKEAIHLNMKADSQLNLYEGNPHTLLVCVYQLRDPNAFNQLTGDDDGLYKLLECNRFDSSVVSSKRLIVRPGQDLTTALDRAEGARYVAVVAGYFLIEKEGMVRLYDVPWYVEKKGLIRRTKVAKPGPLNIDLVLGSEQIQKFGGK